One part of the Oceanihabitans sp. IOP_32 genome encodes these proteins:
- a CDS encoding PAS domain-containing sensor histidine kinase: MFKKDQDIFNILLEAISEGVIIVDKDQHIVEFNSFAQDIFGYTKGEIVERALHLLIPSKYHATHFNYIERFIERGKRRKIGSGVDVYGLKKDGTIFPAEVELNPFYIYNKTYIMVLVKDISEKKKTEKTLMLKSRALESASNGIVITDALQQDNPIIYFNAAFQKLTGYETKEILNNNCRFLQGNDNNQKPLKKLRKAVKKGESCQVILRNYKKDGTLFWNDLYVMPITNNEGIVTNFIGIQNDVTKRMEIEEERQHLATIFDESLNEIFVFDAKSLKFLNANYGAQKNIGYALEELINMTPLDVKLYNDEADFRKITNTLLHNREEKLKFETVNKRKDGSTYPAEVHLQLSYLGEKEVFVAFIIDISERINYTTKLEKKVEERTKQLEIALNKEKELNELKTKFLSLVSHEFKTPLSGILTSSQLLSKYTLSEQQEKRDKHIKTITDKVHYLNNILNDFLSFEKLESGKVNYKLTHFKLSKVLNEVVYNANMLLKEGQQINYPINVDELTIFQDEKIVELVLSNLLYNAINYSPEHKPIEIEVEQNSKNTIFKIKDQGIGIPAKDQKHVFERYFRAENVVNTQQGTGIGLNIVKNNLENLGGEISFVSEENKGTIFTVIIPNQATL, translated from the coding sequence ATGTTTAAAAAAGATCAAGATATATTTAACATTCTTTTAGAAGCTATTTCTGAAGGCGTTATTATTGTAGATAAGGATCAGCATATCGTGGAATTTAATTCCTTTGCCCAAGATATTTTCGGCTACACCAAAGGTGAAATTGTTGAAAGAGCACTTCATTTACTTATTCCCTCAAAGTATCATGCTACTCATTTTAATTATATAGAGCGATTTATAGAAAGAGGAAAGCGACGTAAAATTGGCAGTGGTGTGGATGTTTATGGTTTAAAAAAAGACGGTACTATTTTTCCAGCAGAGGTGGAGTTAAATCCTTTTTATATTTACAACAAAACCTACATTATGGTTTTGGTTAAGGATATCTCTGAAAAGAAAAAAACAGAAAAGACATTAATGCTTAAAAGTAGAGCCTTAGAATCGGCTAGTAATGGTATTGTTATTACCGATGCCTTGCAACAGGATAACCCGATTATTTATTTTAATGCGGCTTTTCAAAAACTTACAGGGTATGAAACTAAAGAGATACTCAATAATAATTGTAGGTTTCTTCAAGGTAATGATAATAACCAAAAACCTTTAAAAAAACTTCGAAAAGCTGTAAAGAAAGGCGAGAGTTGCCAGGTAATTTTACGTAATTATAAAAAAGACGGCACCTTATTTTGGAACGATTTATACGTCATGCCTATAACTAATAATGAAGGCATTGTGACTAATTTTATTGGCATTCAGAATGATGTTACTAAGCGAATGGAAATTGAAGAAGAGCGCCAACATTTAGCTACTATTTTCGATGAGTCTTTAAACGAGATCTTTGTTTTTGATGCTAAATCCTTAAAATTTCTAAATGCAAACTACGGTGCACAAAAAAATATTGGATACGCATTAGAAGAGTTGATTAATATGACTCCTTTAGATGTAAAATTGTATAATGATGAAGCCGATTTTCGCAAGATAACTAACACACTGTTGCACAATCGTGAGGAAAAATTAAAGTTTGAAACGGTAAACAAACGTAAAGACGGTTCAACATATCCCGCAGAGGTACATTTACAATTGTCGTATTTAGGCGAAAAAGAAGTTTTTGTAGCCTTTATTATAGATATCTCAGAGCGTATTAACTATACCACAAAATTGGAGAAAAAGGTTGAAGAAAGGACGAAACAACTTGAAATTGCACTCAATAAAGAAAAAGAGCTTAATGAGTTAAAAACAAAATTTTTATCTCTAGTTTCTCACGAATTTAAAACGCCTTTAAGTGGTATTTTAACGTCTTCCCAATTACTAAGCAAGTACACATTATCTGAGCAGCAAGAAAAACGAGATAAGCATATAAAAACGATTACCGACAAAGTTCATTACCTAAACAATATATTAAATGACTTCTTATCGTTCGAGAAATTAGAATCTGGTAAGGTTAACTATAAATTAACTCATTTTAAGTTAAGTAAAGTTTTAAACGAAGTGGTTTATAATGCTAATATGCTTTTAAAAGAAGGACAGCAAATTAATTATCCAATAAATGTGGATGAGCTTACTATTTTTCAAGATGAAAAAATCGTCGAGTTAGTATTGTCCAATTTACTATATAATGCCATTAATTATTCTCCAGAGCATAAACCTATTGAAATTGAGGTTGAGCAAAATAGCAAAAACACAATTTTTAAAATTAAAGATCAAGGTATAGGTATTCCAGCCAAAGACCAAAAACACGTTTTCGAACGTTATTTTAGGGCTGAAAATGTGGTAAATACCCAGCAAGGTACTGGTATAGGTTTAAATATTGTTAAGAATAATTTAGAAAATCTTGGGGGTGAAATTAGTTTTGTTAGTGAAGAAAATAAAGGCACTATATTTACGGTAATAATTCCGAATCAAGCAACTTTGTAA
- the trxA gene encoding thioredoxin has translation MKSSFNDIIHSETPVLVDFHANWCGPCKMLAPILKDVKSELGERIKIIKIDVDKNQSLASKYQVKGVPTMLIFKNGQQVWRQSGVLQKNQIVEAIKPHL, from the coding sequence ATGAAAAGTAGTTTTAACGACATAATACATTCTGAAACGCCTGTTTTAGTAGATTTTCATGCCAACTGGTGTGGCCCTTGTAAAATGCTTGCCCCCATATTAAAAGACGTGAAAAGTGAGCTTGGAGAACGCATAAAAATTATAAAAATTGATGTTGATAAAAACCAATCCTTAGCAAGTAAATATCAGGTTAAAGGTGTACCCACAATGTTAATTTTTAAAAACGGCCAACAAGTTTGGAGACAATCTGGTGTGCTTCAAAAAAATCAAATCGTAGAAGCCATAAAACCACATTTGTAA
- a CDS encoding WG repeat-containing protein yields MKKIVIALILIPFFGFTQTIKNLDFIAPMSDDLIAVQKNNTWGFINNEGTLVIDFRDDLVSTPSAQGEYPVFKNGRCLISEKKDGITYFGYIDKTGETIIEPQFLNATNFENNKALVLHVIEERIGKNEILGKNVVFHRSFEVVIDQDGEIKNYLNPEGVNIVLSKTRLRTPPNITSKKITDNIYAVLNKNKKWTVEVIDK; encoded by the coding sequence ATGAAAAAAATTGTAATTGCTTTAATATTAATTCCTTTTTTTGGGTTTACTCAAACTATTAAAAACCTAGATTTTATTGCACCAATGTCCGATGATCTTATCGCGGTACAAAAAAACAATACCTGGGGCTTTATAAATAACGAAGGTACGCTTGTTATAGATTTTAGAGACGATTTGGTATCAACGCCTTCTGCTCAAGGCGAGTATCCTGTTTTTAAAAACGGTAGATGCTTAATTTCTGAAAAAAAAGATGGTATCACCTATTTTGGGTATATCGACAAAACTGGTGAAACCATTATAGAACCGCAATTTTTGAATGCCACAAACTTTGAAAATAACAAGGCTTTGGTGCTTCATGTCATTGAAGAGCGCATTGGAAAAAATGAGATACTCGGTAAAAACGTTGTATTCCATAGGTCTTTTGAAGTGGTTATAGATCAGGACGGTGAAATTAAGAATTATTTAAATCCAGAGGGCGTTAATATTGTTTTAAGCAAAACAAGATTGCGCACGCCTCCAAACATAACATCAAAAAAAATAACCGATAACATCTATGCCGTTTTAAACAAAAATAAGAAATGGACGGTAGAGGTTATCGATAAGTAA
- a CDS encoding site-2 protease family protein: MKANLSLGRVSGIKILVHWTFFFLIAWIIFSELKRGGNTESIIFNIILILAVFVCVVLHELGHALTAKRFGINTKKITLLPIGGVASLERIPESPRQELLVTLAGPLVNVVIAILLYFIVPVQDYLHLNFTEAFEVLMTYSFKNLLFYLFIVNVGLVVFNIIPAFPMDGGRILRALLAMQMNRVKATQIASSIGQFIAVFFLLVGLLFNPFLIIIALFIFLGAYAENQMVQNLALLKGHNVNDAMITDITTFHPKDSIDLVVKKIISGTENNFIVMEDSMVKGILYHKTIIENSNKNILVKDLMSTDFKTIKSHDSLDKAYPIIVSAKIPFFPVLENDKLVGVIDNINLNEFLMLQAQLAY, from the coding sequence ATGAAAGCAAATCTGAGTCTGGGTCGCGTTTCTGGAATAAAAATTTTGGTGCATTGGACTTTCTTCTTTTTAATCGCATGGATAATTTTTAGCGAGTTAAAAAGAGGGGGCAATACCGAAAGCATAATCTTTAATATCATCTTAATTTTAGCTGTATTCGTATGCGTTGTATTGCATGAATTAGGCCATGCTTTAACCGCGAAACGTTTTGGAATAAACACTAAAAAAATAACCTTATTACCCATTGGAGGTGTAGCTAGTTTAGAGCGCATTCCAGAATCACCCAGACAAGAGTTATTAGTAACTCTGGCAGGTCCTTTAGTAAACGTTGTTATTGCTATATTGCTTTATTTTATTGTTCCTGTACAAGATTACTTGCACCTAAATTTTACAGAAGCTTTTGAGGTTTTGATGACTTATTCTTTTAAAAATCTCTTATTTTATTTATTTATAGTCAACGTTGGTTTGGTTGTTTTTAATATTATTCCAGCATTTCCTATGGATGGCGGACGTATTTTAAGAGCGTTACTAGCCATGCAAATGAATCGTGTAAAGGCTACACAAATCGCATCTAGCATTGGGCAATTTATTGCTGTTTTCTTTTTGTTGGTCGGGTTATTATTTAATCCTTTTTTAATTATAATCGCTTTGTTTATTTTCTTAGGAGCTTATGCCGAAAACCAAATGGTGCAAAATTTGGCTTTACTAAAAGGTCATAATGTTAATGATGCCATGATAACCGATATCACAACTTTTCATCCTAAGGACTCCATAGATTTGGTCGTTAAAAAAATTATTTCTGGTACCGAAAACAACTTTATAGTCATGGAAGATAGCATGGTTAAAGGTATATTGTATCACAAAACTATTATTGAAAACTCTAATAAAAACATTTTAGTTAAAGACCTTATGAGCACCGATTTTAAAACCATAAAAAGTCATGACAGTTTGGATAAAGCATACCCCATAATAGTGAGTGCTAAAATTCCGTTTTTCCCTGTATTAGAAAACGATAAGCTTGTAGGCGTTATCGATAATATTAATTTAAACGAATTCCTCATGCTACAAGCTCAATTAGCGTATTAA
- a CDS encoding universal stress protein: MKKILYATDCKNNSASGLKYAFQFSQVIKAELHILHVYDFPQLSRSIIQPREAVKKSMQLEQKDTVLKYCKTHLGDQFKEDAITIHVVEKVSVANSILSTAKTLSPDLVIIGMKDRQSNRGLFAGNIADKLLDKIERPLMMVPNSLEYKKLETVVYATDFENEDIFYIQKLIEIVSLFDAHLEIVHIQKTDETAPKEQMEAFKNTLLKQITYSKISFRNVVSTKIKSGLLSIVNNEKVDMLAMLERKQSLRLKNIFHKDLVKNMETTLAIPILAFSKSAKKAN; encoded by the coding sequence ATGAAAAAAATTCTATACGCAACAGATTGTAAAAACAACAGTGCTTCCGGACTAAAATACGCATTTCAATTTAGTCAAGTAATTAAAGCCGAATTGCATATCCTCCATGTTTACGATTTTCCTCAACTTAGCCGTTCCATCATTCAGCCGCGAGAAGCTGTAAAAAAAAGCATGCAACTTGAGCAAAAAGATACCGTTTTAAAATATTGTAAAACACATCTTGGCGACCAATTTAAAGAGGACGCCATAACGATTCATGTGGTCGAAAAAGTATCTGTTGCCAATAGTATTCTAAGCACAGCTAAAACCTTATCTCCAGATTTGGTTATTATTGGCATGAAAGACAGGCAAAGCAATAGAGGACTTTTTGCTGGTAATATAGCAGATAAGTTACTAGACAAAATTGAACGTCCTTTAATGATGGTTCCCAATAGTCTAGAATACAAAAAACTTGAAACTGTGGTGTATGCTACAGATTTTGAAAATGAAGATATTTTTTACATTCAAAAGCTAATAGAAATTGTAAGCCTATTTGATGCTCATTTAGAAATTGTGCATATTCAAAAAACAGATGAAACCGCACCAAAAGAACAAATGGAAGCTTTTAAAAATACCCTGTTAAAACAAATTACTTATTCGAAAATTAGCTTTAGAAACGTGGTATCTACTAAAATAAAATCTGGTTTATTAAGCATTGTAAACAACGAAAAAGTCGACATGCTAGCCATGTTAGAGCGCAAGCAGAGTTTAAGACTAAAGAATATTTTTCACAAAGATCTGGTAAAAAATATGGAGACGACGTTGGCTATACCGATACTTGCGTTTAGCAAAAGTGCTAAAAAAGCAAATTAA
- a CDS encoding VOC family protein, whose product MKYAYTILYVENVMETIEFYEKAFEFRRKFMTPENDYGELITGETTIAFASTELGNSNFKNGFEKINKSGKPFGVELAFTTENIERDFQNAIKSGATEFEPLTEKPWGQKVGYLRDNNGFLIEICTPIKKQ is encoded by the coding sequence ATGAAATACGCATACACCATACTCTATGTCGAAAACGTCATGGAAACGATTGAATTCTATGAAAAAGCATTTGAGTTTAGGCGAAAATTTATGACACCTGAAAACGATTACGGAGAATTAATTACCGGTGAAACCACAATCGCATTTGCTTCAACAGAATTGGGAAACTCGAATTTTAAAAACGGATTTGAGAAAATAAATAAATCAGGAAAACCATTTGGCGTCGAATTAGCCTTTACAACCGAAAATATAGAAAGGGATTTTCAAAACGCAATAAAATCAGGAGCAACCGAATTTGAGCCTCTTACCGAAAAACCTTGGGGACAAAAGGTAGGTTATTTAAGAGATAATAATGGATTTCTAATTGAAATCTGTACACCAATCAAAAAGCAATGA
- a CDS encoding MlaD family protein: MDKTTSEKMKLGVFVIVALLLFVVAVYVIGERQNMFAKTFHISAHFNSVNGLMHGNNVRFSGINVGTVKSISMINDSTVKVDMVIEQNMVKHIKKDAIATITTDGLVGNKIVNIIPGKGKAGVIASGDSIRSYSKIGADNMLNTLSVTNENAALLTAELLEITRAINRGEGTLGMLINDTVVAKDIKQTVQNLKIVSANTNRTIQEVNSILNTIDMDESVAGVFLNNPDAANSVKNIISNLNTSSQEINTVINNLNETIINVKEGEGALNYLSNDKELVENLKETIKSVNEGTAKFNENMEAFKHNFLTRGYFKKLERQQKKAAKNSND; this comes from the coding sequence ATGGATAAAACAACTAGTGAAAAAATGAAATTGGGTGTTTTCGTTATTGTGGCATTACTGCTTTTTGTGGTTGCTGTTTACGTTATAGGAGAACGTCAGAATATGTTTGCTAAAACATTTCATATTAGTGCGCATTTTAATAGTGTTAACGGTTTAATGCATGGCAATAATGTGCGGTTTTCTGGAATTAATGTAGGGACGGTAAAATCCATTTCCATGATTAACGATTCTACCGTGAAGGTGGATATGGTTATTGAACAGAATATGGTAAAACATATAAAAAAAGATGCTATAGCCACTATCACTACCGATGGTTTGGTAGGTAATAAGATTGTTAATATTATTCCAGGAAAAGGCAAGGCTGGTGTTATTGCCTCAGGCGATAGTATACGATCTTATTCTAAAATAGGAGCCGATAACATGCTAAATACCTTAAGTGTCACTAACGAGAATGCGGCATTACTAACAGCCGAATTATTGGAGATTACAAGAGCTATAAATAGAGGAGAAGGTACATTAGGGATGTTAATTAACGATACGGTTGTCGCTAAGGATATTAAGCAAACTGTACAAAATCTAAAAATAGTAAGTGCAAACACGAATAGAACAATCCAAGAGGTTAATTCCATTCTTAATACAATTGATATGGATGAAAGTGTTGCTGGCGTATTTTTAAACAATCCCGATGCAGCAAATAGCGTTAAAAATATAATTTCTAATCTTAATACCTCTAGTCAAGAAATAAACACTGTTATTAATAATTTAAATGAAACCATAATAAATGTAAAAGAAGGGGAAGGCGCTTTAAATTATTTGTCTAACGATAAAGAATTGGTGGAAAACCTGAAAGAAACCATTAAAAGTGTTAATGAAGGAACCGCTAAATTTAATGAAAATATGGAAGCTTTTAAGCATAACTTTTTAACTCGAGGCTATTTTAAAAAATTAGAGCGCCAACAAAAAAAGGCTGCAAAAAACAGTAATGATTAA
- a CDS encoding ABC transporter ATP-binding protein — protein sequence MNHTQIIHENTESLSSRNCVLEIKDLKKSFGDNHVLKGFNLNLFEGENLVLMGKSGSGKSVMIKCLVGLMQADSGSIKVMGKDITNLNRNALNDLRTEIGYLFQGSALYDSMTVRENLEFPLRRHKNKFRGEADMEKLILETLKSVGLVEAINLMPAELSGGMKRRIALARAIILKPKIILYDEPTSGLDPITSKEIIALMRKIQKEYKTSSLIITHDVDCARVVSERIILLVNGVNYAEGNFSDLASSIDENVKAFFK from the coding sequence ATGAATCACACACAAATCATACACGAAAACACAGAATCTTTAAGCTCTAGAAATTGCGTGCTTGAAATTAAAGACTTGAAAAAATCTTTTGGAGATAATCATGTTTTAAAAGGATTTAATTTAAACCTTTTTGAAGGTGAGAATCTTGTTTTAATGGGCAAATCGGGTTCGGGCAAATCGGTTATGATTAAATGCTTAGTGGGATTAATGCAGGCAGATTCAGGAAGTATTAAGGTAATGGGTAAGGATATTACAAATTTAAATCGCAATGCTTTAAATGATTTACGTACCGAAATAGGATATTTGTTTCAAGGCAGTGCTTTATACGATTCGATGACGGTAAGGGAGAATTTAGAGTTCCCTTTAAGACGACATAAAAACAAATTTAGAGGTGAGGCAGATATGGAAAAATTAATTCTTGAGACCCTTAAAAGTGTAGGCTTAGTAGAAGCGATAAATTTAATGCCAGCCGAACTTTCTGGAGGTATGAAACGTCGTATCGCCTTAGCCAGAGCCATAATACTTAAACCTAAAATAATTCTGTATGATGAGCCAACTAGTGGCTTAGACCCCATAACTTCTAAAGAGATTATTGCACTTATGCGTAAAATTCAGAAGGAATATAAAACATCATCACTTATTATAACGCACGACGTAGATTGTGCCAGAGTAGTGTCTGAGCGTATTATTTTATTGGTAAATGGGGTTAACTACGCCGAAGGTAATTTTAGTGATTTAGCGAGCTCTATAGATGAAAACGTAAAAGCATTTTTTAAATGA
- a CDS encoding MlaE family ABC transporter permease, with protein sequence MLKSLNIKSFFVEIGELSYFASRFFKELFSRPFEFKALIRQCYSIGYRSILLVAVTGFIIGLVITLQTRPTLEEFGAASWMPSMVSISIVREIGPVIIALTFAGRIASGIGAELGSMRVTEQIDAMEVSGTNPFKYLVVTRVLAATLMLPLLVILGDAIALFGSFLVENAKGAVSFQLYFNQVFNALGFGDLIPATIKTFFFGFAIGLVGCFKGYYCKKGTVGVGLAANSAVVFSSMLLFIIDFIAVFVTDIFFEI encoded by the coding sequence ATGCTAAAATCCCTTAATATAAAATCGTTTTTTGTTGAAATTGGCGAACTTTCTTATTTTGCTAGTCGATTTTTTAAAGAGCTTTTTTCTCGCCCTTTTGAATTTAAGGCCCTTATAAGACAATGTTATAGTATTGGGTATCGATCTATTTTACTAGTTGCTGTAACGGGTTTTATTATAGGTTTAGTTATAACTTTACAAACCCGACCAACTTTAGAAGAATTTGGAGCAGCATCTTGGATGCCTTCTATGGTTAGCATTTCTATAGTTAGAGAGATAGGGCCTGTAATTATTGCCTTAACTTTTGCGGGTAGAATAGCCTCTGGAATTGGAGCAGAATTGGGCTCTATGCGGGTTACCGAACAAATTGATGCCATGGAAGTCTCTGGAACCAATCCCTTTAAGTATTTGGTTGTAACAAGAGTTTTAGCTGCCACGCTTATGTTGCCTTTATTGGTTATTCTAGGGGATGCTATAGCATTATTTGGCTCTTTTCTGGTAGAAAATGCTAAAGGGGCAGTATCGTTTCAATTGTATTTTAATCAAGTGTTTAATGCTTTGGGCTTTGGAGATCTTATTCCTGCTACAATAAAAACGTTTTTCTTCGGATTTGCTATTGGCTTGGTAGGGTGTTTTAAAGGTTATTATTGTAAAAAAGGGACTGTAGGTGTGGGTTTAGCCGCAAACTCGGCGGTCGTATTCTCATCCATGTTACTTTTTATAATTGACTTTATCGCTGTATTTGTAACCGATATATTTTTTGAAATTTAA
- a CDS encoding patatin-like phospholipase family protein — MQIGLVLSGGGTRGVAHIGVIKALEEHNIHPTHIAGTSAGAIVGGMYAYGCSYEAIFKFFKDTNALDITKYAINKPGFIDSEKFYADFKTYIKNDDFKFLKKELYITATDILEGTLKIFDQGELIKPILASATVPGIFAPLKIGHSYYIDGGILNNFPVDVLRDKCDKIIGVNINAFEKTSIKDLKHSYSIIERAFKLKFIKEDREKFKDCDLLIAPKALSKYGTFDKKNLDRIFKLGYDATIKALEDSKIF; from the coding sequence ATGCAAATAGGGTTGGTTTTATCTGGCGGTGGTACGCGTGGTGTTGCTCATATTGGCGTAATAAAAGCTCTGGAAGAGCACAACATTCACCCCACCCATATTGCGGGCACAAGCGCTGGTGCTATTGTAGGAGGCATGTATGCTTATGGATGCAGCTACGAAGCAATTTTTAAGTTTTTTAAAGATACTAATGCCTTAGATATTACTAAATATGCTATAAATAAGCCAGGTTTTATCGATTCAGAAAAATTTTATGCCGATTTTAAAACCTATATAAAAAATGATGATTTTAAGTTTCTTAAAAAAGAGCTTTATATCACAGCAACAGATATTTTAGAAGGCACACTCAAAATCTTTGATCAGGGCGAGTTAATTAAACCTATTTTAGCGTCGGCAACCGTTCCTGGAATATTTGCACCTTTAAAAATAGGACATTCGTATTATATTGATGGCGGCATACTCAATAACTTTCCTGTAGATGTATTACGGGATAAATGCGACAAAATTATTGGGGTTAATATTAACGCATTTGAAAAAACCTCTATAAAAGATTTAAAGCACTCTTATAGCATTATTGAACGTGCTTTTAAATTAAAATTCATTAAAGAAGACCGCGAGAAATTTAAGGACTGTGACCTGTTAATTGCTCCTAAAGCATTAAGTAAATACGGCACATTCGATAAAAAAAATTTAGATCGCATTTTTAAATTAGGCTATGATGCAACGATAAAAGCCTTAGAGGATAGTAAAATTTTCTAA
- the acs gene encoding acetate--CoA ligase — protein sequence MSNYHIKHLEEYYQVYRKSVQEPEKFWEEIAEEHFLWRKKWSEVLSWSFEKPKVKWFEGAQLNITENCIDRHLSTRGDKTAILFESNDPKDPAEHITYKQLHERVNKFANVLKNQGIKKGDRVCIYLPMIPELAIAILACARIGAIHSVIFAGFSSTAIASRVNDSDCKLVITSDGSYRGAKTIDLKGIVDEALEQCPGVETTLVVKRIHSDVHMKAGRDKWIQPLLDEASNVCDIEIMEAEDPLFILYTSGSTGQPKGMVHTTGGYMVYTAYSFKNVFQYKENDVYWCTADIGWITGHSYIVYGPLLNGATTLMFEGVPSYPDYGRFWDIVDKHKVNQFYTAPTAIRALARQGNDLINKYDLSSLKVLGSVGEPINEEAWHWYNDNVGKKKSPIVDTWWQTETGGIMITPIPFVTPTKPTYATLPFIGIQPVLMGEDGTKLTENQVEGKLCIRFPWPSMARSIWGNHERYEETYFSTYKGKYFTGDGALRDEVGYYRITGRVDDIIIVSGHNLGSAPIEDAVNEHPAVAESAIVGFPHDVKGNALYGYVTLKDTGESRNQDNLRKEINQIITEHIGPIAKLDKIQFTDGLPKTRSGKIMRRILRKIASNDTSNLGDTSTLQNPEIVKDIMDNVL from the coding sequence ATGAGCAATTATCATATTAAGCATTTAGAAGAGTACTATCAAGTGTATAGAAAATCTGTGCAAGAACCTGAAAAATTTTGGGAAGAGATTGCTGAAGAACATTTTTTATGGCGAAAAAAATGGAGCGAAGTCTTAAGCTGGAGTTTTGAAAAACCTAAAGTCAAATGGTTTGAAGGTGCGCAGCTAAACATTACAGAAAACTGTATTGATAGGCATCTTTCTACACGAGGCGATAAAACGGCTATACTATTCGAGTCTAACGATCCTAAAGACCCAGCCGAGCACATAACTTACAAACAGCTACACGAGCGGGTAAATAAATTTGCTAACGTTTTAAAAAATCAAGGCATAAAAAAAGGCGATAGAGTTTGTATTTATTTACCTATGATTCCGGAGTTGGCTATAGCTATTTTAGCTTGTGCTAGAATTGGAGCCATACATTCTGTAATATTCGCTGGATTCTCGTCTACAGCCATAGCTTCAAGGGTTAACGATAGTGATTGTAAGCTTGTAATAACTAGTGATGGTTCTTACAGAGGAGCAAAAACTATTGATTTAAAAGGCATTGTAGACGAAGCTCTTGAACAATGCCCTGGCGTTGAGACTACCCTAGTGGTAAAACGCATTCACTCGGATGTACATATGAAAGCTGGTCGCGATAAATGGATACAGCCGCTTCTAGATGAAGCTTCTAATGTTTGTGACATTGAGATTATGGAAGCAGAAGATCCTTTATTTATTTTATATACCTCTGGATCTACAGGGCAACCAAAAGGCATGGTGCATACAACTGGAGGGTATATGGTATATACCGCCTATAGTTTTAAAAACGTATTTCAGTACAAAGAAAATGACGTGTATTGGTGTACCGCAGATATCGGTTGGATAACAGGGCATAGTTATATTGTTTACGGTCCATTATTAAACGGAGCGACTACTCTAATGTTTGAGGGCGTGCCGAGCTACCCAGATTATGGTCGTTTTTGGGACATTGTAGACAAGCATAAGGTCAATCAATTTTACACCGCACCAACGGCCATTCGTGCTTTAGCAAGACAAGGTAACGATTTGATTAATAAATACGATTTATCCTCATTAAAGGTTCTTGGTTCTGTTGGAGAACCTATTAACGAAGAAGCCTGGCATTGGTACAACGATAATGTTGGTAAAAAGAAGAGTCCGATTGTAGATACCTGGTGGCAAACCGAGACAGGAGGGATAATGATTACTCCTATACCGTTTGTAACACCAACAAAACCTACTTATGCCACCTTACCGTTTATTGGTATTCAGCCTGTTTTAATGGGTGAAGATGGTACAAAATTAACCGAAAATCAAGTTGAAGGTAAGTTATGTATTAGATTTCCATGGCCATCAATGGCACGCAGCATTTGGGGAAATCACGAACGTTATGAAGAAACCTATTTCTCTACCTATAAGGGTAAATACTTTACTGGTGATGGCGCCTTAAGAGATGAGGTTGGCTACTACAGAATTACGGGTAGAGTAGACGATATAATTATAGTTTCAGGACACAATTTGGGATCTGCACCTATTGAAGATGCTGTAAACGAACATCCTGCTGTTGCAGAATCGGCTATTGTTGGTTTTCCTCACGATGTTAAAGGTAATGCTTTATACGGCTATGTTACTTTAAAAGATACTGGAGAAAGTAGAAATCAAGACAATTTAAGGAAAGAAATAAATCAAATTATTACCGAACATATTGGGCCAATTGCAAAACTAGATAAAATACAGTTTACAGACGGTTTACCAAAAACACGATCGGGAAAAATTATGCGACGTATACTAAGAAAAATAGCTAGTAACGACACGAGTAATTTGGGCGATACGTCTACACTACAAAACCCAGAAATAGTGAAAGATATTATGGATAATGTACTCTAG